GTCGGCGAGGCACACGCCCTGCTCGGCGCGCTGGCCGGCCTCACCGGCGCCCCGGCCGAGACCCCCGTGACCACCTTCGGCAACGACATCGACGCCGTGGTGGACGCCGTCCTCGAGACCCACCCGCTCGGCACCCACCGCAGCTGGGCGGGGCTCGACCGGGCCGGCCGCGTCGACCTGTTCCGCAGCCTCGACGACCAGGGCGTCTTCGCCCTGCGCCGGGCCGCCGAACAGGTCGGCGCACGGCTCGGCATCTCCCGCGCCTCCGCCTACAGCTACCTCTCCCAGGCCCGCGCCACCGCGGACCCCGCATCGGACGGAGCACCCGCGTGACAACCCCCACCCCGCCGGTCACCCTCGACGACATCCATGACGCCGCCGCCCGCCTGAAAGGCGTCGCGCACCGCACCCCCGTCCTGCGCTCCCGCACCCTCGACGCCCGGGTCGGCGCCGAGGTCTTCCTCAAGTGCGAGAACCTCCAGCGCATCGGCGCCTTCAAGTTCCGCGGCGCCTACAACGCGGCCTCCCGGCTCACCCCCGAGCAGCTCTCCCGGGGCATCGCCGCCTACTCCTCGGGCAACCACGCGCAGGCCGTCGCCCTCTCCGCCCGTGAGCTGGGCACCACCGCCGTCATCGTGATGCCCGAGGACACCCCCCGTTCGAAGCTGGCGGCCACCGTCGGCTACGGCGCGCAGATCGTGACCTACGACCGCTACACCGAGAACCGCGCCGATGTCGCCGAAGCCCTCGCCGCCGAGCGCGGCCTGGTGCTCATCCCGCCCTACGAGCATCGCCACGTGATGGCGGGGCAGGGCACCGTCGCGCTCGAACTCCTAGAAGAAGTCGGGGAGTTGGACGCCCTGGTGGTACCGGTCGGCGGGGGCGGTCTGATCGCGGGGAGCGCCACGGCCGCCAAGGGGCTGTACCCGGGTGTCCGGGTGATCGGCGTGGAGCCCGAGGCGGGCGACGACACCCGGCGGTCCCTGGCGGCCGGCCGGCGCGTCAGCATCAGGGTGCCGCACACCATCGCCGACGGCCAGGCCGCGGAGACGCCGGGCGAGCTGACGTTCTCGGTGAACCGGCGGCTCGTCGACGACATCGTGCTGGTCTCCGACGACGAGATCCGGGACGCGATGCGCTTCGCCTTCGAGCGGCTGAAGACCGTCGTCGAACCGAGCGGCGCCACCCCGCTCGCCGCCCTGCTCAACGGCCGCACGGGCGCTCCGCCGCGCCGGATAGGCGTGATCCTGTCGGGCGGCAACATCGACACGGCCCGGTTCGCCGGGCTGCTGGGGGAGGGGGCGTAGGGCCCGGCCCGCCTTGCCTCTCGGAAACCGATCGGTTTACGCTGCTGTCAGTGGGAAACCGATCGGTTTCCCCGCCGTGTCGCGTCCCCGCGGGTGGAGGTCGCGGCCTGTCGAGTCAGGAGAGTCCCATGACAGCCATCGCAGGTTCCGTCGTCCTGGTCACCGGAGGCAGCCGAGGCGTCGGCAAGGCGCTGGTGAAGGCCCTGTACGAGCGGGGCGCGACGAAGGTGTACGCCACCGCCCGCGACCCGCGCACGGTCACCCACCCCGACGCCGTGCCGCTGGCCCTGGAGGTCAGCGATCCGGCCTCCGTGGCGGCCGTCGCCGAGCGGGCCCAGGACGTCACCGTCCTCATCAACAACGCGGGAGCGTCCGTCAACGCGAACTTCCTCGACTCGCCCGTCGACGACGTCCGCCGCGAATTCGAGACCAACTTCTACGGGCCGCTGCTGATGGCCCGCGCCTTCGTCCCGATCATCGAGCGCAACGGCGGCGGACACCTCCTCAACGTCCACTCCGTGCTGTCCTGGATCGCCTCCTACGGTTCCTACAGCGCCTCCAAGGCCGCCCTGTGGTCCCAGACCAACGCCCTGCGCCTCGACCTGAAGCCGCGCGGCATCGACGTCACCGGGCTGCACGTCGGCTACGTCGACACCGACATGGCCGCGGGCGTCGACGCCCCCAAGTCCACCCCGCGGAGCGTGGCCGAGCAGGCGCTCGACGGCATCGAGGCCGGCGCCTTCGAGGTGCTCGCCGACGAGCTGACCCGGCAGGTGAAGGCCGGTCTCGCGGGCGACCCGGCCGCACTGTACCCGCAGCTCGCCGCCTGACCGGCTCTGACCGGCTGACCGGCCGGCCGCCTGACCGGCTCTGACCGGCTGACCGGCCGGCCGCCTGACCGGCTCTGACCGCCTGACCGGCTGGCCGCCTGACTGGATGACCGGCTGACCGGCTGGCCGCCGGGCGATCCGGTGTTTGTGGACGCGCCCGGCCTCAGACCGGCAGCAGGCGGGAGATCAGCGCCCCGAGCTGCCGGGCGTCACGGCACTCGCGCATCTCGGCGGTCTCCGCGTAGGCGGGCGCCTCGGAGTCGCCCGTGCCCCACCGCTCGCGCGGCTCCGGGTTCAACCAGTAGACGCGGCGGGCCCGTTCGGTGATCCAGCGGAGCGCCGGAAGGTTCGGGTCGCTCCTGTTCGTCCGGGCGTCGCCCAGCACGAACACCGTGGTCCGCGGGCCGACCGCGTCGCCGTACCGCTCCACGAACTCGCCCAGCGCCGCGCCGTAGTCGCTGCTGCCGTGGTGGGAGGTGAGGGACGCCTCCGCGTCGATGCGGGCGCCGAGGCCCTCCGGGTCGGCCGCGCCGTGCACGAGGAGTCCGGTCACCTCGTCCACCCGGTTGACGAAGGCGAACACCCGCACCTTGCTGAACTGGTCGTGCAGCGCCTGCACCAGCAGCATCGTGAAGTCGGAGAACCCGGCCACCGAGCCCGACACATCGCAGAGCAGGACCAGTTCGGGCCGGGCCGGACGGCGGCGGCGCAGCACCGGCCTGACGGGCACCCCGCCCGTCGAGAGGGAGGCGCGCAGCGTGCGCCGCAGATCGATCGAGCCCCGGGCGGCCCGCCGTCGGCGCGCCGCCAGCCGGGTGGCGAGCTTGCGGGCCAGCGGCCGCACCGTCCTGCGCAGCTCGGCGAGTTGGGTCGCGCCGGCCGACAGGAAGTCCACCCGGTCCGCGGTGGGGGCGACCGCGCGCCGGGCGATCTCGTCCCGTCCGCGCCGCTCGGCGACCCGGCGCCGCGCCTCCGAGGCCACCAGGCCCCTGAACTCCGCGATGCGGCGCCTGACTTCGTCGCCGACGAGCCGTCCGTCGAACCCGGCGCCGCCGCCCCTGGCCCGGACGTCGTCCCGCACCCGCGCGAACAGCGTCTGCGGACGCAGCCGGTCGAGCGTCTGGTACGACGACCAGCCGTCCGTGCCGGACGGGGAGCCGTAGCCGCCGAACCCGTCGACGGCCTCCGCCGCCAGCCGTCCCAGCAGGGCGGTGTCGTTGTCGGCGAGCGCCGCCGCCAGCCTCTCCCGCAGGTCGTCCCGGTCGGCCGGGCGGGTGCCGGGTCCGCCGACGCCGGCCGGGAAGTACAGGTCGAAGACCGGGTCGAACACCGGCCGTTGGGCCTGGCCGTGCAGCAGCGTCGCCGCCAGCCCCTCGCGCAGCGTCTCGCGGTCGGTAAGACCCAGCGCGTCCACCGCGCGGGCCGCGTCCACCGTCTCGCCGGTCCCGATCCGCATCCCGTGCGCGCGCAGCGCCCCGACGAGCGAGGTCAGCCGCTCGGTGACTCCCGGGGCGGTCACACGGCGTCCAGGTCCAGCTTGGCGGTCGCCCTCAGGACGTCGTCCTGGTGTTTGAGCAGGACGCCGAGGGTGTCCCTGACCAGGGTCTCGTCCAGGGTGTCGGCGCCCAGCGCCAGCAGGGTGCGCGCCCAGTCGATGGTCTCCGACACCGACGGCACCTTGCGCAGCTCCATCGCCCGCAGCGCGCCCACCACCCGGACCACCGAGGCGGCCAGCGCCCCGTCGAGATCGGGCACCTTCAGGCGGACGATCGCGCGCTCCAACTCCTCGTCGGGGAAGCCGATGTGCAGGAAGAGGCAGCGGCGGCGCAGCGCCTCGGAGAGTTCCCTGCTGGCGTTGGAGGTGAGGACCACGAAGGGGCGCCGGGTCGCGGTGACCGTGCCGAGTTCGGGGACGGTCACCTGGAAGTCGCTGAGCACTTCGAGGAGCAGCCCCTCGACCTCGACGTCCGCCTTGTCGGTCTCGTCGATCAGCAGGACCTTGGGGTCGTCGCCGCGGATCGCGGTGAGCAGCGGGCGCGGGAGGAGGAACTCCTCGCTGAAGATGTCCGTGCGGGCGTCGTCCCACGTCTCGTCGCGTCCCGCGCTGATGCGCAGCAGCTGCTTGGCGTGGTTCCACTCGTACAGCGCCCGCGACTCGTCGACGCCCTCGTAGCACTGCAACCGCACCAGACGGGCCCCGGCCACCTCGGCGACGGCCTTCGCCAGCTCGGTCTTGCCGACCCCCGCGGGCCCCTCCACCAGCAGCGGCTTGCCCAGCCGGTCGGCGAGGAAGACCGTCGTCGCGACGGCGGGCGAGGCCAGATAGCCGGTCCCGGCGAGCCGCGCGGACACGTCGTCGACGGAGTGGAACAGCAACGGGTCCTCCTGCGGGTCGATGGGCACGTCGAGGGCTGGCCAAGCGCTTGGTCAGCCACTCTGCCACAGGCTCCCGCGCCGGTGCAGCCGGTATACCGATCGGTTTTCCCCATCGGCGCGACGGAGGTAGCCTCGCGGTATGGCCACGACAGACAAGGCGTCCACGCGGGACCGGCTGCTCGACGCGGCGACCGAACTCTTCTACCGCGACGGCGTCTCCATCGGCGTCGAGACGCTGTGCCGGACGGCGGGCGTCTCGAAACGCTCGATGTACCAGCTGTTCGCCGGCAAGGACGAGGTGCTCGCGGCGAGCCTGGAACGGCGCGCGCCCGGCTACGCGGCGCAGCTCGCGCCGGGGCCCGAGGACGCGGGCACCCCGCGCGAACGGATCCTGTACGTCTTCCAACGGGCCGAGGCGCTGTCGACCGCGCCCGGCTACCGGGGCTGCCCCTACCTGGCCGCCCTGGTCGAGCTGAAGGACCCCGCGCACCCGGCGAGCGCGGTCGCGCGCGAGGCCAAACAGCGCCTCCAGGACGCCTTCCGCGTCCAGGCGGAGCTGGGCGGCGCCGACGACCCCGCGTTCCTCGCCAGGCAGCTGATGCTGATCTTCGACGGCGCGAGCGCCCGCGCGGGCGCGGGCATCGAGACCCTGCCCGGCCTGACGGCGACGACGGCGGCGGCCCTGCTGGACGCGGGAGGCATGCGCCGGCCGACCGGGCAGGGGGAGCCGGGGGAGCCGCCGGCGTAACGGGTGGGGGAGCGGCCGGTGTAACGGGGGTGGGGGAGCGGCCGGTTCAGCGGTGAGACGGGGGGATTCGGACAGCGGCGGGGTGGGGCGGGCAGCCGTACAGCGGTGAGGCGGGCGGGCGGCCGTACAGCGACGAGGTGGGGCGTGCAGCCGTACAGCGGTGAGGCGCCCTGGCGGCCGTACAGCGGTGAGGCGGCCTGGCAGTAGTACAGCAGGGGGCGCGCGGGCAGCCGTACAACGGTGAGGCGGGCGGGCGGCCCTACAGCGACGAGGT
The sequence above is a segment of the Streptomyces griseoviridis genome. Coding sequences within it:
- a CDS encoding threo-3-hydroxy-L-aspartate ammonia-lyase, yielding MTTPTPPVTLDDIHDAAARLKGVAHRTPVLRSRTLDARVGAEVFLKCENLQRIGAFKFRGAYNAASRLTPEQLSRGIAAYSSGNHAQAVALSARELGTTAVIVMPEDTPRSKLAATVGYGAQIVTYDRYTENRADVAEALAAERGLVLIPPYEHRHVMAGQGTVALELLEEVGELDALVVPVGGGGLIAGSATAAKGLYPGVRVIGVEPEAGDDTRRSLAAGRRVSIRVPHTIADGQAAETPGELTFSVNRRLVDDIVLVSDDEIRDAMRFAFERLKTVVEPSGATPLAALLNGRTGAPPRRIGVILSGGNIDTARFAGLLGEGA
- a CDS encoding SDR family oxidoreductase, with the protein product MTAIAGSVVLVTGGSRGVGKALVKALYERGATKVYATARDPRTVTHPDAVPLALEVSDPASVAAVAERAQDVTVLINNAGASVNANFLDSPVDDVRREFETNFYGPLLMARAFVPIIERNGGGHLLNVHSVLSWIASYGSYSASKAALWSQTNALRLDLKPRGIDVTGLHVGYVDTDMAAGVDAPKSTPRSVAEQALDGIEAGAFEVLADELTRQVKAGLAGDPAALYPQLAA
- a CDS encoding VWA domain-containing protein → MRIGTGETVDAARAVDALGLTDRETLREGLAATLLHGQAQRPVFDPVFDLYFPAGVGGPGTRPADRDDLRERLAAALADNDTALLGRLAAEAVDGFGGYGSPSGTDGWSSYQTLDRLRPQTLFARVRDDVRARGGGAGFDGRLVGDEVRRRIAEFRGLVASEARRRVAERRGRDEIARRAVAPTADRVDFLSAGATQLAELRRTVRPLARKLATRLAARRRRAARGSIDLRRTLRASLSTGGVPVRPVLRRRRPARPELVLLCDVSGSVAGFSDFTMLLVQALHDQFSKVRVFAFVNRVDEVTGLLVHGAADPEGLGARIDAEASLTSHHGSSDYGAALGEFVERYGDAVGPRTTVFVLGDARTNRSDPNLPALRWITERARRVYWLNPEPRERWGTGDSEAPAYAETAEMRECRDARQLGALISRLLPV
- a CDS encoding AAA family ATPase, encoding MFHSVDDVSARLAGTGYLASPAVATTVFLADRLGKPLLVEGPAGVGKTELAKAVAEVAGARLVRLQCYEGVDESRALYEWNHAKQLLRISAGRDETWDDARTDIFSEEFLLPRPLLTAIRGDDPKVLLIDETDKADVEVEGLLLEVLSDFQVTVPELGTVTATRRPFVVLTSNASRELSEALRRRCLFLHIGFPDEELERAIVRLKVPDLDGALAASVVRVVGALRAMELRKVPSVSETIDWARTLLALGADTLDETLVRDTLGVLLKHQDDVLRATAKLDLDAV
- a CDS encoding TetR/AcrR family transcriptional regulator — translated: MATTDKASTRDRLLDAATELFYRDGVSIGVETLCRTAGVSKRSMYQLFAGKDEVLAASLERRAPGYAAQLAPGPEDAGTPRERILYVFQRAEALSTAPGYRGCPYLAALVELKDPAHPASAVAREAKQRLQDAFRVQAELGGADDPAFLARQLMLIFDGASARAGAGIETLPGLTATTAAALLDAGGMRRPTGQGEPGEPPA